From Ancylobacter pratisalsi, one genomic window encodes:
- a CDS encoding retropepsin-like aspartic protease family protein — MNNDRLMWIVVIGLAAGIGLIAWSDATGGIAGLSAGQLAHLVAYGAIGLVVGAGVVATFTGRLGEALRAAALWLVIFAFLAVGYTYRVEIHATAYRVLAELAPGYAVPLASTGGPAVEVARARDGDFNVRVEINGNRIPMLVDTGASSVVLTPEDAVEVGLPIEFLRYDIPIDTANGRGKAAAVVLDRIAIAGSIEERDVPALIASPGTLKHSLLGMSFLSRLASFEIRGEKLVMRAKIAQ; from the coding sequence GTGAACAACGATCGCCTGATGTGGATCGTCGTGATCGGCCTCGCAGCCGGCATCGGCCTGATCGCCTGGAGTGACGCGACGGGCGGCATCGCCGGCCTCAGCGCGGGGCAGCTCGCCCATCTCGTCGCCTATGGCGCAATCGGACTGGTGGTCGGCGCCGGCGTCGTCGCGACCTTTACCGGGCGTCTCGGGGAAGCGCTGCGCGCCGCCGCGCTATGGCTGGTGATTTTTGCTTTTCTTGCCGTAGGTTACACCTACCGGGTGGAGATTCATGCCACCGCTTACCGGGTATTGGCCGAGCTCGCCCCTGGCTACGCGGTGCCGCTTGCCAGCACCGGTGGCCCCGCCGTCGAGGTGGCGCGGGCACGCGACGGCGACTTCAATGTACGGGTCGAGATCAACGGAAACCGCATTCCGATGCTGGTGGACACCGGCGCGTCGAGTGTGGTGCTGACGCCGGAGGACGCCGTCGAGGTCGGCCTGCCGATCGAGTTCCTGCGCTACGATATCCCGATCGATACCGCCAATGGCCGCGGCAAGGCGGCCGCTGTCGTGCTCGACAGGATAGCGATCGCGGGCAGCATCGAGGAGCGGGACGTGCCGGCGCTGATCGCAAGCCCGGGCACGCTCAAGCACAGCCTGCTCGGCATGAGCTTTCTCTCCCGTCTCGCGAGCTTCGAGATACGCGGCGAGAAGCTGGTGATGCGCGCCAAGATCGCCCAGTAG